The following are encoded in a window of Polynucleobacter sp. VK25 genomic DNA:
- a CDS encoding tripartite tricarboxylate transporter substrate binding protein — translation MKHQFFIRVLGLLVLLGSPLVALAAYPDRPVTIIIGFPPGTGTDTVTRIMADRLSQRMGQQFLVDNKVGVAGSIGAGIAAKAKPDGYTLLVSASAPMSINPHIYKGLSYNPLTDFTPIGMLVFLPYLMVVNTNDPANTLQQFLANAQKSPTPISYGSTGNGATSNLVMSVLAKRANIEMTQIPYKGSSQAQADVIGGQLPVTFDTLSSSIAMVRAGKLKPLAVATLKRTELAPEIPTVVEQGFPGFEIGAWLGFFGPLGLPPAIQKTLFNEINLILQEPETRAKLAKVGAEVRASSSSGEFIVFLKNDYENTGKLIRDFNIKPME, via the coding sequence GTGAAGCATCAATTCTTTATCAGAGTGCTGGGATTACTTGTCTTATTGGGAAGTCCTTTAGTTGCACTGGCAGCTTATCCGGATAGGCCAGTAACTATCATCATAGGCTTCCCTCCAGGCACAGGAACAGATACAGTCACGCGCATTATGGCTGATCGACTTTCTCAGAGAATGGGACAGCAATTTTTAGTGGACAACAAAGTTGGTGTCGCAGGGAGTATCGGAGCTGGAATTGCTGCTAAAGCTAAGCCTGATGGATATACCTTGTTGGTGAGTGCCTCTGCACCGATGTCTATTAATCCACATATTTATAAAGGACTTAGTTACAACCCATTGACGGATTTCACGCCAATTGGAATGCTTGTATTTCTACCCTATTTAATGGTGGTCAATACCAACGACCCAGCCAATACTTTGCAACAATTTCTTGCAAATGCACAAAAGAGCCCAACCCCAATTAGCTATGGATCTACTGGTAATGGCGCGACCAGCAACTTAGTGATGTCGGTGTTGGCTAAGCGTGCCAATATAGAAATGACCCAGATTCCATACAAGGGTAGCAGTCAGGCTCAGGCAGATGTGATTGGCGGGCAATTACCAGTCACTTTTGATACGTTATCGTCAAGTATTGCTATGGTGCGCGCAGGGAAGTTAAAGCCTTTGGCAGTTGCTACACTAAAGAGAACTGAGCTTGCGCCAGAAATCCCGACTGTAGTTGAGCAAGGTTTTCCTGGTTTTGAAATTGGAGCTTGGCTGGGATTTTTTGGGCCACTTGGGTTACCTCCAGCTATTCAGAAAACCTTATTTAATGAAATTAATCTGATATTACAAGAGCCAGAAACACGTGCAAAGTTGGCAAAGGTTGGGGCTGAGGTTCGCGCCTCCTCCTCTTCAGGTGAATTTATAGTGTTCTTAAAAAATGATTACGAGAATACCGGCAAGTTGATTCGTGATTTCAACATTAAGCCAATGGAATAA
- a CDS encoding class II aldolase/adducin family protein: MDKTNYVVSAAERQARIDLAACYRLVAHFGMSDLIYNHITARVPEAKDELILINPYGLMYNEVTASNLITINLDGEIVYNPNPDFGINQAGYVIHSAVHRAREDVGCVIHTHTRAGMAVSAMECGLLPITQTAMRFHGISYHAYESVAIDLDEQSRLVADLGNETAMILRNHGLLAVGPSVAQAFNTLYWLEMACKAQVDALSSGVKLTMPPDDVIQKTHHLYQPHVRRPFGEMEWPSMLRIVEKLDPTYKN, encoded by the coding sequence ATGGATAAAACCAATTATGTTGTAAGCGCTGCAGAGCGCCAAGCTCGCATTGATTTGGCAGCCTGTTATAGGCTAGTTGCCCATTTCGGAATGAGTGATTTGATTTACAACCATATTACCGCCAGAGTTCCTGAAGCCAAGGATGAGCTCATCCTAATTAATCCTTATGGCTTAATGTATAACGAAGTAACAGCTTCTAATCTCATCACCATTAATCTGGATGGTGAGATTGTCTATAACCCCAACCCAGATTTTGGAATTAATCAGGCTGGGTACGTTATTCATAGTGCGGTACATCGGGCCAGGGAGGATGTTGGCTGTGTGATTCATACTCATACGCGTGCTGGTATGGCTGTTTCTGCGATGGAATGCGGTCTATTACCAATTACACAAACCGCCATGAGATTTCATGGCATTAGTTATCACGCGTACGAAAGCGTTGCAATTGACTTGGATGAGCAATCACGTTTAGTTGCGGATTTGGGTAATGAGACTGCGATGATTTTAAGAAATCATGGCCTGCTTGCAGTAGGTCCAAGCGTGGCTCAGGCTTTTAATACATTGTATTGGTTGGAAATGGCATGCAAGGCTCAGGTAGATGCATTATCTTCTGGTGTGAAATTAACGATGCCGCCTGATGATGTGATTCAGAAGACCCATCACCTATATCAGCCTCATGTCAGAAGACCCTTTGGGGAAATGGAGTGGCCCTCAATGCTTCGTATTGTAGAAAAGCTTGACCCAACGTATAAAAATTAA
- a CDS encoding enoyl-CoA hydratase/isomerase family protein, with translation MTKLSEYADKYQTIKMKRKDGIIEVKLHTNDGPLHWSLLPHGELEKAFYEIGHDPENEVMILTGSGDAFSGPPCPPNGHNHVSHPVTAMEWDKIYWEGKHLLMNLLNIEIPIIGAINGPALRHSEIPLLSDIVIASDNTTIQDSAHFAGGLVPGDGVHIVFPHLMGANRGRYFLLTGQTLNAQEAKDVGLISEILPADKLMDRAYEHAHFLMQRSPLLRRYARTLLTQELKQKMHNLLGYGLALEGLAASHKSI, from the coding sequence ATGACTAAATTAAGTGAGTACGCTGATAAATATCAAACCATCAAAATGAAGCGTAAGGATGGAATTATTGAGGTTAAATTACATACAAATGATGGCCCCCTGCATTGGAGTCTATTGCCTCATGGAGAACTTGAAAAAGCTTTTTATGAAATTGGTCATGATCCAGAAAACGAGGTAATGATCCTTACTGGTTCGGGCGATGCTTTTAGCGGTCCTCCCTGCCCACCAAATGGCCACAACCATGTCAGCCATCCAGTCACCGCAATGGAGTGGGACAAAATATATTGGGAGGGAAAGCATCTACTAATGAATCTTTTGAATATAGAGATCCCGATTATCGGAGCCATTAATGGTCCAGCGTTGCGTCATTCAGAAATTCCACTGCTCTCCGATATTGTGATTGCTAGCGATAACACCACGATTCAAGATTCTGCGCATTTTGCCGGCGGATTAGTTCCTGGTGATGGCGTACATATTGTTTTTCCGCATCTAATGGGGGCTAATCGCGGTAGATATTTTCTTCTAACTGGTCAAACTCTTAATGCGCAAGAAGCAAAAGATGTTGGCTTAATTAGCGAAATATTACCAGCAGATAAATTAATGGATCGAGCTTATGAACATGCCCACTTTTTAATGCAACGCTCTCCCCTACTTAGAAGATATGCAAGAACGCTTCTAACTCAAGAACTCAAACAAAAAATGCACAACCTACTTGGTTACGGATTAGCGCTTGAAGGACTAGCAGCCTCCCATAAATCGATCTAA
- a CDS encoding CaiB/BaiF CoA-transferase family protein, with protein MTASLKGIRVIDISHVIAGPLTSYYLAQLGAEVIKVEKPGSGDVMRANKESTPTDTPTAFSSLNAGKKSLAVDIRTAEGADAIRSLAKDSNIFIENFRPGVVKKYGLDYESIKKINPQIVYCSISGYGQQGSWANRGGYDQVIQALSGMMMMSGPEHDSSPTKVGFPVVDVAVGMLGALSITSAIYRQEKYGVGQYIETSLIQAALMLMYPFTTDYLTDKKIAKRLGNKGYSGSPASDTFQCIDGWISTAANTPTQFKKMMHLLNLDEICTDPDLLDLDAFNAINEGFVIARQPDLVRQKIQKVFEKTSAVELEIQLNEAGVPAAKVRTLPEFLDELLEEKNIMTSFMSFKQANKTIRTAGLGFTLDNGIQLVTNITPTLGQHTHELLKSIGISEDQIAKMLAANVLK; from the coding sequence ATGACAGCATCATTAAAGGGTATTCGAGTTATTGATATATCCCATGTCATAGCGGGTCCATTAACCTCCTATTACCTAGCGCAGTTAGGGGCGGAAGTCATCAAAGTAGAAAAGCCAGGATCTGGCGATGTCATGAGGGCCAATAAAGAATCTACGCCCACAGATACTCCTACAGCCTTTTCAAGTCTTAATGCTGGAAAGAAATCATTAGCTGTTGACATACGAACTGCTGAGGGCGCAGATGCTATTCGCAGTCTTGCAAAAGATTCCAACATATTCATTGAAAATTTTCGCCCTGGGGTGGTAAAAAAGTATGGGCTAGACTATGAGTCTATTAAAAAAATTAACCCTCAAATAGTATATTGTTCCATTTCGGGATATGGACAACAGGGAAGCTGGGCTAACAGAGGTGGGTATGATCAAGTTATTCAGGCGCTGAGTGGCATGATGATGATGTCTGGCCCCGAGCACGACTCAAGCCCGACAAAAGTAGGATTTCCAGTAGTTGATGTTGCAGTCGGAATGTTGGGGGCTCTCTCAATTACATCCGCCATCTATCGACAAGAAAAATATGGTGTGGGTCAATACATTGAAACGTCTCTTATTCAGGCGGCTCTGATGTTAATGTATCCATTTACTACCGACTATTTGACCGATAAAAAAATAGCCAAACGACTTGGAAACAAAGGCTATAGTGGCAGCCCTGCTTCGGATACTTTTCAGTGTATTGATGGCTGGATATCAACAGCTGCGAATACTCCAACGCAATTTAAAAAAATGATGCATCTTCTTAATTTAGATGAAATTTGCACTGACCCAGATCTCCTAGATCTCGATGCATTTAATGCGATTAACGAGGGTTTTGTTATAGCAAGACAGCCCGATCTTGTTAGGCAAAAAATTCAAAAGGTATTTGAGAAAACTTCTGCTGTTGAGCTAGAGATTCAACTGAATGAGGCGGGCGTTCCTGCAGCCAAGGTTCGAACTCTTCCCGAGTTCCTGGATGAGCTTTTAGAAGAGAAAAATATTATGACCTCTTTTATGAGCTTTAAGCAGGCTAATAAAACCATACGAACGGCTGGACTAGGATTCACTCTCGATAACGGCATCCAATTAGTAACTAATATCACCCCAACGCTGGGGCAGCATACCCATGAGTTACTAAAAAGCATTGGCATCAGCGAGGATCAAATAGCCAAAATGCTGGCTGCAAATGTTCTTAAATAA
- a CDS encoding tripartite tricarboxylate transporter substrate binding protein, with protein MKKILVIIVWHLISLNYATAQTFPDKPVKIVVPYTPGGATDTLARSIANQLSTKWNKPVLVDNRGGASGMIGAEFVAKAPPDGYTLMISDSAPYVILPNFYPNLNYAPLKDFAPITVIARQAPIIVISNKIPANNIKELIAYLKSHPDTPYASLGNGSYPHVAMEEFQSQTGTKLLHVPYKGTAQIITDMIGGQVDLYVGTLGAFEQHEKSGKVKILATATEKRLPFRPELVTVSESGIPGFSVSVWFGMVATAGTPTPVLNRIYQDVAEILKNNTFISEVLTPQALIPGGDSRAEFSALMKADTARWGEIIKSTGIKP; from the coding sequence ATGAAAAAAATTCTTGTGATTATTGTTTGGCATTTAATTTCCCTGAACTACGCTACTGCCCAAACATTTCCAGATAAGCCAGTAAAAATAGTAGTGCCCTATACCCCAGGGGGAGCAACTGATACTTTAGCCAGAAGCATTGCAAATCAGTTAAGCACGAAATGGAATAAGCCTGTGCTTGTTGATAACCGCGGTGGTGCTTCAGGAATGATTGGCGCTGAGTTTGTAGCAAAAGCACCGCCAGATGGATATACGCTCATGATCTCAGACAGTGCGCCATACGTTATCCTGCCGAACTTTTATCCTAACTTGAATTACGCCCCGCTAAAAGACTTTGCCCCTATCACTGTAATTGCTCGTCAAGCTCCTATTATTGTTATATCCAATAAAATTCCAGCAAACAATATTAAAGAGCTGATTGCCTATTTAAAGTCCCATCCGGATACTCCATATGCCTCTTTGGGTAATGGATCTTATCCTCATGTAGCAATGGAAGAATTTCAAAGTCAAACTGGCACAAAGCTGCTGCATGTTCCTTACAAAGGAACTGCGCAAATCATTACCGACATGATTGGGGGTCAGGTAGATCTTTATGTGGGAACTCTTGGCGCATTTGAGCAACATGAGAAAAGTGGCAAAGTGAAAATACTTGCAACTGCTACAGAAAAGCGTTTGCCATTTAGACCAGAGCTGGTAACCGTATCAGAATCAGGTATTCCCGGGTTTTCAGTTAGTGTTTGGTTTGGAATGGTTGCAACTGCAGGAACACCAACCCCAGTGCTCAATAGAATTTATCAGGACGTAGCTGAAATCCTAAAAAATAATACATTTATTAGTGAAGTGTTAACACCTCAAGCTTTAATACCAGGCGGCGACTCAAGAGCTGAGTTTAGTGCGCTAATGAAAGCAGATACAGCGCGATGGGGCGAAATCATCAAATCAACTGGAATTAAGCCATAA
- a CDS encoding amidohydrolase family protein, translating to MDHKRRKLLQYSLYATSLPIIGGIGSSLAQQGLSAPGGYDLLVTGARVIDPSQNLDAIMDIGIRNGRIVDLQRDLPRDKAAQQINASGKIITPGLIDLHAHTYPQASAIGLPADELVPFTATTTYVSAGDAGGNNFSAFKHYIQAQARSRMFAFVHISSIGLAGYPVGEMKNIDYANIDLAARVVNENPDLVLGVKVRETLEVVGENGLEPLRRARLAAERSGVKGARVMCHIGNAPGDLGVLLDLLRPGDILTHAYSGAGNNTVQNGKLIAAALEAKKRGVIIDVGHGGGSFDFTIAEPAIQQGLIPDTISSDLHAYSGNSPSIPFLPNVMSKFLTLGFSLNQVVAMTTNRPGTIINRDPLLGTLKKNAIADISILDLVEKPVEWLDTRGNKRPGMYSLVPVQTIRAGRPFGRPFVAPFSY from the coding sequence ATGGATCATAAAAGACGCAAGTTATTGCAATATTCTCTTTACGCAACATCACTCCCGATTATTGGTGGGATTGGATCAAGTTTGGCCCAACAAGGGCTATCGGCCCCGGGTGGATATGATTTATTGGTGACTGGTGCAAGGGTGATAGATCCATCGCAAAACCTAGACGCAATTATGGATATTGGAATTCGTAATGGACGTATTGTTGATTTGCAAAGAGACCTGCCTAGAGATAAGGCTGCCCAGCAAATTAATGCCAGCGGAAAAATCATTACACCGGGATTGATTGATTTACATGCACACACCTATCCTCAAGCTTCTGCTATTGGTTTGCCTGCTGATGAGCTGGTGCCATTCACTGCCACAACCACCTATGTAAGCGCTGGCGATGCTGGTGGAAATAACTTTTCTGCTTTTAAGCATTACATACAAGCGCAAGCAAGAAGCCGTATGTTCGCATTTGTACACATATCCTCGATTGGACTGGCTGGTTACCCAGTTGGCGAAATGAAAAATATTGATTATGCAAATATCGATTTAGCAGCGCGAGTGGTCAATGAAAATCCTGATTTAGTTCTCGGAGTAAAGGTCAGGGAGACACTTGAAGTCGTTGGGGAGAATGGATTGGAACCTTTGCGAAGGGCAAGATTAGCTGCAGAGCGTTCGGGAGTAAAAGGCGCGCGTGTAATGTGTCACATCGGCAATGCCCCTGGTGATCTTGGAGTCTTATTAGACTTACTCAGGCCTGGAGATATCCTGACGCATGCATATAGTGGTGCAGGAAATAATACGGTTCAAAATGGGAAATTGATTGCCGCAGCATTAGAGGCTAAGAAACGCGGAGTCATTATTGATGTTGGACATGGTGGCGGAAGCTTTGATTTCACAATCGCAGAGCCTGCAATTCAGCAAGGACTGATTCCAGACACTATCTCTAGTGATTTACACGCGTATAGCGGTAACTCCCCAAGTATTCCATTTCTGCCAAATGTCATGAGTAAGTTTCTGACTTTAGGTTTTAGTCTTAATCAAGTTGTCGCAATGACAACCAATAGGCCTGGCACTATTATTAACAGAGATCCTTTGCTGGGAACCCTAAAGAAAAATGCTATTGCAGATATTTCGATATTAGACTTAGTTGAGAAGCCCGTTGAATGGTTGGATACACGTGGCAATAAACGGCCTGGTATGTATAGCCTCGTTCCTGTGCAAACAATACGTGCTGGACGTCCTTTTGGTAGGCCATTTGTGGCGCCATTTAGTTATTAA
- a CDS encoding 2-hydroxyacid dehydrogenase codes for MANSILVVGEYGKIFLTPLIQALGKSWAVQHCIIEQPKSELLELVSKADILVVSAELAYSKDPKLVEDLIKAGKQLQLIQVPFSGMDWLQEEWLPTGCIVCNTNQHSEPIAEYVMLGILEFAISMRHMDRELRQGKWTYGGSIVRGLKHSEVQHKTIGFIGFGHIAKRVTQLATPFGMDFVAISRNPKVDAKLKWWKDSSHLDELLAESDYVLITAPLSESTRDLINESSLKKMKSTGVIINVARGPIINEVAIYQALKNREIGGALLDVWYQYASTDNLEMRPSALPFHELDNVIMTPHTASWTDQLDKRRIESVVKNIQNFINQKPLDEVVYK; via the coding sequence ATGGCGAACAGCATTCTGGTTGTTGGGGAATATGGAAAAATATTTCTGACTCCACTGATTCAGGCCCTTGGAAAATCCTGGGCCGTCCAACACTGCATTATTGAGCAGCCTAAGTCCGAATTGCTAGAGCTTGTCTCCAAGGCTGACATTCTGGTTGTATCGGCTGAGCTAGCTTATTCAAAAGATCCAAAACTTGTAGAAGACCTCATTAAAGCAGGCAAGCAACTTCAACTAATCCAAGTGCCTTTTTCTGGAATGGACTGGCTTCAAGAGGAATGGTTACCGACTGGCTGCATCGTTTGCAATACGAATCAGCACTCTGAACCTATCGCTGAATACGTCATGCTAGGCATACTAGAGTTTGCTATTAGCATGCGCCACATGGACCGAGAACTCCGCCAAGGGAAATGGACTTATGGCGGATCCATCGTGCGAGGGTTAAAACACAGCGAGGTTCAACATAAAACTATTGGTTTCATTGGCTTTGGTCATATAGCCAAGAGAGTCACCCAACTTGCCACCCCCTTTGGAATGGATTTTGTAGCTATTAGTCGAAATCCAAAAGTGGATGCCAAACTTAAATGGTGGAAAGACAGCTCACATCTAGATGAGCTATTGGCTGAAAGTGATTACGTTCTGATTACTGCGCCACTCAGCGAAAGTACCAGGGATTTAATTAATGAATCTTCACTTAAGAAAATGAAGTCGACTGGCGTCATTATTAATGTAGCCAGAGGTCCAATAATTAACGAGGTAGCAATCTATCAAGCTCTCAAAAACCGTGAGATTGGAGGAGCGCTTCTGGATGTTTGGTATCAATATGCAAGCACTGATAATTTAGAAATGCGACCTTCAGCGCTTCCATTCCATGAGCTAGACAATGTGATCATGACCCCACATACAGCCAGTTGGACCGATCAACTAGATAAAAGACGAATCGAGTCAGTTGTGAAAAATATACAAAACTTCATCAATCAAAAACCTTTGGATGAAGTTGTTTATAAATAA
- a CDS encoding tripartite tricarboxylate transporter substrate binding protein: MFLKANLQKYLICLCVYLVGTSLAIAQADNFPSKSIRLVVPYPPGGGTDTLMRIIVPPLTEIWKQSIVIENRPGASGAVGADAVIRSPADGYTWLIATPALPDQFVNQLVPVSLVSASPYVLTVSPSLKVNTVQQLIAAAKSNPQLIRFGSSGSGSVSHLSGELFKSMAGVEMLHVPYKGSGPALSDLLGGHINVMFSPAQTVMPQIQAGNLKALAVTSPKRSQSVPGLPTISESGIPGYSAVGWFGIFAPSKTPSNIVSKISADIDRVLKTPQVRKEMLDRGIEPSGGTSEEFAELIKADQQKWSKLIQDKNIKID; the protein is encoded by the coding sequence ATGTTCTTAAAAGCGAATCTACAGAAATATTTAATTTGCTTGTGCGTATATCTTGTTGGTACAAGTTTGGCGATTGCACAAGCAGATAATTTCCCCTCTAAAAGCATTCGTTTAGTTGTTCCTTATCCTCCAGGCGGAGGGACAGATACCCTCATGCGTATTATTGTTCCGCCTCTAACTGAGATTTGGAAGCAATCCATCGTCATTGAAAATCGACCAGGTGCCTCTGGAGCTGTTGGAGCGGATGCAGTGATTCGATCACCTGCTGATGGTTATACCTGGTTAATTGCGACTCCAGCATTGCCGGATCAATTCGTCAATCAATTAGTACCAGTCAGTTTGGTATCCGCATCTCCTTATGTATTAACTGTAAGCCCATCTTTAAAAGTGAATACGGTGCAGCAACTAATCGCAGCCGCAAAATCAAATCCCCAGTTAATTCGTTTTGGTTCCTCTGGTTCAGGATCTGTATCGCATTTATCAGGGGAATTATTTAAATCGATGGCCGGCGTGGAGATGCTCCATGTTCCCTATAAGGGCTCAGGTCCAGCCCTGTCTGATTTATTGGGTGGACATATCAATGTAATGTTTTCCCCTGCTCAAACAGTAATGCCACAAATTCAGGCGGGAAATTTAAAGGCTCTAGCCGTTACCAGCCCCAAAAGATCGCAATCTGTTCCAGGGTTGCCAACCATCTCTGAGTCTGGCATACCTGGGTATAGCGCAGTTGGTTGGTTTGGTATTTTTGCGCCATCAAAGACTCCAAGTAATATTGTTTCAAAGATCAGCGCTGATATAGATAGAGTTTTAAAAACTCCCCAGGTACGCAAGGAAATGTTAGATCGTGGAATAGAGCCATCTGGCGGGACATCAGAAGAGTTTGCAGAGCTAATTAAGGCTGATCAACAGAAATGGTCAAAGCTAATACAAGATAAAAATATTAAGATCGATTAA
- a CDS encoding SMP-30/gluconolactonase/LRE family protein, producing MTVNSMTRPIDMVGSVIDVVDSNHDILGESIIWDKDKGLLWWVDGIGMFIYRLDPSTGQKQSWKLDEEIGSIGLRQKGGLVVGMRSGLYFFNPDNGQLSEITKPDSDRTGNRFNDGKVDRHGRFWTGTVQASAYTPRGRLWRLDADLKANLIMEGITCINGISFSPDNRLMYFTDSFSCRIEVFDYDSTDGAIYNRRHFADVPLGRGICDGSTVDADGCFWSANMDGWCVTRYDPRGRIDTVINLPTRRVSSLCFGGPNLDTLFITTARRRMQDKELAQQPLAGCVLAVNPGIQGLPEPEFLG from the coding sequence ATGACAGTAAATTCGATGACACGACCTATTGATATGGTCGGGTCAGTGATTGATGTGGTTGATTCAAATCACGACATCCTCGGAGAGTCAATTATCTGGGATAAAGATAAAGGCCTCCTGTGGTGGGTAGATGGAATCGGAATGTTCATCTATCGTCTTGATCCAAGTACAGGTCAAAAACAAAGCTGGAAATTGGATGAAGAGATTGGCTCGATTGGACTAAGGCAAAAAGGCGGCCTTGTGGTGGGTATGAGATCAGGCTTATATTTTTTCAATCCTGACAACGGACAACTCAGCGAGATTACTAAACCAGACTCTGATCGAACAGGCAACCGATTCAACGACGGCAAAGTAGATCGCCATGGACGTTTTTGGACCGGTACTGTTCAAGCAAGCGCCTACACACCACGCGGCAGACTCTGGAGGCTAGACGCTGACTTAAAGGCAAACCTCATTATGGAGGGTATTACCTGCATCAATGGAATTAGCTTTAGTCCAGATAATCGCTTGATGTACTTTACTGACTCATTCAGCTGTCGCATTGAGGTTTTTGATTATGACTCTACTGATGGCGCTATTTATAACAGACGTCATTTCGCAGATGTACCCCTAGGTAGGGGAATTTGTGACGGCTCAACGGTAGATGCTGATGGATGTTTTTGGAGCGCTAATATGGATGGTTGGTGCGTAACTCGCTATGACCCGCGCGGGCGTATTGATACCGTCATTAATCTACCCACTAGAAGGGTTTCAAGCCTGTGTTTCGGCGGACCGAATTTGGATACGCTCTTTATCACTACAGCACGCCGAAGAATGCAAGATAAAGAATTAGCTCAACAACCTTTAGCAGGATGTGTATTAGCAGTGAATCCTGGTATTCAAGGATTGCCCGAACCTGAATTTCTCGGCTAG
- a CDS encoding tripartite tricarboxylate transporter substrate binding protein: protein MDRKIFWKIALLLSTVSLSAFAQSNFPDKPIKTISAYAAGGGPDVQLRQVSPYLGEALKQTIIVENKVGAGGVLATQFVAQSAPDGYTVLLGSNIQLVQKIMKPDLSINPLQDFAPVSNMYSSPTVMVVAHDSPYKKVEDVINAAKANPGVMNYSSGGIGTSAHIAGATFVSLNNLKVSHIPLKGSVEIAASLLRGDTQFAFPIAGTGVPLVKGGKFRALAVTSKNRLAQFPEVPTLNEIMKNELTIQESWFGIWAPIKTPQDRINILFQGITKALSNPALKTAYEDAGNIVTPSQSPQAFAAYMATENKKWAEIIRLTGISGE, encoded by the coding sequence ATGGATCGTAAAATCTTCTGGAAGATTGCACTCTTACTTAGCACAGTATCGTTATCTGCCTTTGCTCAATCAAACTTCCCCGACAAACCAATTAAAACTATCTCTGCTTACGCAGCTGGTGGTGGTCCAGATGTTCAATTGCGACAAGTATCTCCATATTTAGGGGAGGCATTAAAACAAACAATTATTGTTGAAAATAAGGTTGGTGCTGGGGGCGTACTTGCAACTCAATTTGTTGCCCAGTCGGCCCCTGATGGATATACAGTTCTTCTTGGATCAAATATTCAATTAGTACAGAAAATTATGAAGCCAGATCTTTCCATTAATCCGTTGCAAGATTTTGCGCCCGTCAGCAACATGTACTCCTCACCAACCGTGATGGTAGTTGCCCATGATTCCCCTTACAAAAAAGTAGAGGACGTCATTAATGCTGCAAAAGCAAATCCAGGAGTGATGAATTACAGCTCAGGAGGCATTGGAACTTCGGCTCATATTGCAGGAGCTACTTTTGTATCGCTCAATAATTTAAAAGTTTCACATATCCCTTTAAAAGGATCCGTTGAAATTGCAGCATCACTACTACGTGGTGACACCCAATTTGCATTCCCAATTGCCGGAACAGGGGTTCCTTTAGTAAAGGGGGGCAAATTTCGCGCTCTAGCCGTCACGAGCAAAAATCGATTAGCTCAGTTTCCAGAAGTGCCCACTCTAAATGAAATCATGAAAAACGAACTCACTATTCAAGAGTCATGGTTTGGTATTTGGGCTCCAATCAAAACACCTCAAGATAGAATTAATATTCTTTTCCAAGGCATTACCAAAGCACTATCAAACCCAGCCTTAAAAACTGCATATGAAGACGCAGGCAATATTGTTACTCCTAGTCAGAGCCCCCAGGCCTTTGCTGCCTACATGGCCACTGAAAATAAAAAATGGGCTGAGATCATTCGTCTAACTGGTATTAGCGGAGAATAA